One Ictalurus furcatus strain D&B chromosome 21, Billie_1.0, whole genome shotgun sequence genomic region harbors:
- the prxl2b gene encoding prostamide/prostaglandin F synthase isoform X2, whose product MSSIQLDKVSSNTVKRSVSGEHVELSSLWKDKTVVMFFLRRFGCQICRWAAAEVSKLEKDLRENGVALIGIGPEETGLKEFEDGGFFKGEIYIDEKKQCYKELGFKRYNAINVLPAALGKKVREIASKASNEGIQGNFSGDLLQSGGMLIVAKGGEKVLLHFIQETPGDLVPLEDITKVLGISASVQAGVRPQCNDDVCTR is encoded by the exons ATGTCGTCAATACAGTTGGACAAAGTCAGTAGCAACACTGTGAAGAGATCCGTTTCCGGGGAG CATGTGGAGCTCAGCTCTTTATGGAAAGATAAGACAGTGGTGATGTTTTTCCTGCGCCGCTTTGGCTGTCAGATCTGTCGCTGGGCTGCAGCCGAGGTCAGCAAGCTGGAGAAGGACCTGAGAGAGAATGGAGTGGCCCTCATTGGAATCGGCCCTGAAGAGACAGGACTCAAGGAGTTTGAGGACGGTGGCTTCTTTAAAGGAG aAATATACATCGATGAAAAGAAGCAGTGCTACAAGGAGTTAGGATTTAAAAG ATATAATGCAATCAACGTGCTGCCTGCTGCTTTGGGAAAGAAAGTACGAGAAATTGCTTCAAAG gcAAGCAATGAAGGAATTCAGGGTAACTTCAGTGGAGACCTTCTGCAGAGCGGCGGCATGCTGATTGTAgccaaag GTGGTGAAAAGGTCCTGCTGCACTTTATTCAAGAAACACCAGGAGATCTTGTACCACTTGAAGACATCACCAAAGTCCTGGGCATCAGTGCCAGTGTGCAGGCTGGAGTGAGACCTCAG tGCAACGATGACGTCTGTACGAGATGA
- the prxl2b gene encoding prostamide/prostaglandin F synthase isoform X1, which produces MSSIQLDKVSSNTVKRSVSGEHVELSSLWKDKTVVMFFLRRFGCQICRWAAAEVSKLEKDLRENGVALIGIGPEETGLKEFEDGGFFKGEIYIDEKKQCYKELGFKRYNAINVLPAALGKKVREIASKASNEGIQGNFSGDLLQSGGMLIVAKGGEKVLLHFIQETPGDLVPLEDITKVLGISASVQAGVRPQTCDITPNNQRKVLVYFSTGSA; this is translated from the exons ATGTCGTCAATACAGTTGGACAAAGTCAGTAGCAACACTGTGAAGAGATCCGTTTCCGGGGAG CATGTGGAGCTCAGCTCTTTATGGAAAGATAAGACAGTGGTGATGTTTTTCCTGCGCCGCTTTGGCTGTCAGATCTGTCGCTGGGCTGCAGCCGAGGTCAGCAAGCTGGAGAAGGACCTGAGAGAGAATGGAGTGGCCCTCATTGGAATCGGCCCTGAAGAGACAGGACTCAAGGAGTTTGAGGACGGTGGCTTCTTTAAAGGAG aAATATACATCGATGAAAAGAAGCAGTGCTACAAGGAGTTAGGATTTAAAAG ATATAATGCAATCAACGTGCTGCCTGCTGCTTTGGGAAAGAAAGTACGAGAAATTGCTTCAAAG gcAAGCAATGAAGGAATTCAGGGTAACTTCAGTGGAGACCTTCTGCAGAGCGGCGGCATGCTGATTGTAgccaaag GTGGTGAAAAGGTCCTGCTGCACTTTATTCAAGAAACACCAGGAGATCTTGTACCACTTGAAGACATCACCAAAGTCCTGGGCATCAGTGCCAGTGTGCAGGCTGGAGTGAGACCTCAG ACTTGTGACATCACTCCTAACAATCAGAGGAAAGTTCTGGTTTATTTTTCTACGGGTTCAGCGTGA